In Geopsychrobacter electrodiphilus DSM 16401, a single window of DNA contains:
- a CDS encoding HAD family hydrolase yields MNPLKVIIYDCDGVLFESHQANLAYYNRIFSAFGYPQISDPLSAEAHICHTASSPVVLAKLMAVPDVAPALQFAQGIDYRDFIHLMSESAGLKASLTRLADNFTLAVATNRGNSMHEILEYFALGHFFKRVVTSRDVKSPKPAPDMLLLAARNLGVLPHSCLFVGDSELDQQAAAAGDIPFIAYGDRLVTGTRVGTHTELADILLNSTGVLSY; encoded by the coding sequence ATGAACCCGTTAAAAGTGATTATTTATGATTGTGATGGTGTCCTCTTCGAGAGTCATCAGGCGAATCTGGCCTATTATAACCGGATTTTTTCAGCGTTTGGCTATCCTCAGATCAGTGACCCATTGTCCGCTGAAGCACATATCTGCCATACCGCCAGTAGCCCCGTGGTGCTGGCAAAATTAATGGCGGTTCCGGACGTTGCCCCCGCTCTTCAGTTCGCTCAAGGGATAGATTACCGTGATTTTATTCACCTGATGAGTGAATCTGCCGGACTCAAGGCTAGCCTGACCAGACTTGCTGATAACTTTACTCTGGCTGTTGCGACCAATCGTGGGAACAGCATGCATGAGATTCTTGAGTATTTTGCTCTAGGGCATTTTTTCAAGCGGGTTGTGACCAGTCGTGACGTTAAAAGCCCGAAACCAGCGCCTGACATGCTTTTGCTTGCTGCACGAAACTTAGGGGTGTTGCCACACAGCTGTCTTTTTGTCGGGGATTCTGAACTGGATCAGCAGGCAGCAGCAGCAGGGGATATACCCTTTATCGCTTATGGAGATCGTCTCGTGACCGGAACCAGAGTCGGGACTCACACCGAACTGGCCGACATTCTTTTGAATTCAACTGGGGTGTTAAGTTATTAG
- a CDS encoding 30S ribosomal protein S1 has product MVEEKEMFDDDMEVEAGEDSFEAMLNEYEQGGLELKRNDVVQGTVVQVNPDSVVVDVGYKSEGVIPLREFANEKGEINVNVGDVYDVLFGGGESDSGMINLSKEKADRQKIWNNLEEDAVVEGRIINRIKGGLSVDIGVMAFLPGSQVDLRPVRNLDKVIGETFEFKIIKLNKRRGNIVLSRRVLLEKERESLRSGTLENLVEEQVVDGIVKNLTDYGAFIDLGGIDGLLHITDMSWGRVKHPSDIIAVGDRIKVKVLKFDRDKERVSLGLKQIAPDPWLDVQAKYPVDVRVTGKVVSLTDYGAFIELEEGVEGLIHVSEMSWTKRIKHPNKILNIGDDVESVVLALDTENRRISLGLKQIEPNPWEVIGEKFPIGTIIEGQVKNITDFGVFVGVDEGIDGLVHISDLSWTKRIKHPSEAFKKGDVVKAVVLNIDRENERFSLGLKQLNNDPWESVPTRYAPGTIIKGAVTSVTDFGIFLELEEGIEGLIHVSELSKEKVEEAKDFAKVGDVLEAAVLQVDSVDRKIALSIKNIDVQKEKAEVNNFLGAQKTATSNLGALLQGVKGRNDGKDA; this is encoded by the coding sequence ATGGTTGAAGAAAAAGAAATGTTTGACGATGACATGGAAGTAGAAGCAGGAGAAGACAGCTTTGAGGCGATGCTCAATGAGTATGAGCAAGGTGGCCTTGAGCTCAAGCGCAACGATGTCGTACAAGGGACCGTCGTTCAGGTTAATCCTGATTCGGTCGTGGTCGATGTCGGCTACAAGTCGGAGGGTGTGATCCCGCTGCGTGAGTTCGCTAATGAAAAAGGCGAAATCAACGTTAATGTAGGGGATGTCTACGACGTGCTGTTCGGTGGTGGAGAAAGCGACAGTGGTATGATCAATCTGTCGAAAGAGAAAGCCGATCGGCAAAAGATCTGGAACAACCTCGAAGAAGATGCCGTTGTCGAAGGTCGGATCATCAACCGTATCAAGGGTGGTTTGTCAGTCGATATCGGTGTCATGGCCTTCTTGCCTGGATCCCAAGTCGATCTGCGTCCCGTACGCAACCTCGATAAGGTTATCGGTGAGACCTTTGAGTTTAAGATTATCAAGCTGAACAAGCGTCGTGGCAATATCGTTCTTTCACGTCGCGTGCTGCTTGAAAAAGAGCGCGAGAGCTTGCGCAGCGGTACTCTTGAGAACCTGGTTGAAGAACAGGTTGTTGACGGTATTGTTAAGAATCTTACTGATTACGGGGCATTTATCGACCTTGGTGGTATCGATGGACTGTTGCATATCACCGATATGTCTTGGGGTCGCGTTAAACATCCTTCGGATATTATCGCGGTGGGTGACCGGATCAAAGTTAAGGTTCTCAAGTTTGATCGTGATAAAGAACGGGTTTCCTTGGGGCTCAAGCAAATTGCTCCCGATCCATGGCTTGACGTCCAGGCCAAGTACCCGGTTGATGTCAGGGTGACCGGCAAGGTTGTCAGCCTCACAGATTACGGTGCATTTATCGAGCTTGAAGAGGGCGTAGAAGGTCTGATTCACGTCTCTGAAATGAGCTGGACCAAGCGGATCAAGCATCCGAACAAGATTCTGAATATCGGTGACGATGTTGAGTCGGTCGTTCTTGCGCTTGATACTGAAAATCGTCGTATCTCCCTTGGACTCAAGCAGATCGAGCCGAACCCCTGGGAAGTCATCGGCGAGAAATTCCCGATTGGTACCATTATTGAGGGACAAGTCAAGAATATCACTGACTTTGGCGTTTTTGTCGGGGTTGATGAAGGCATTGACGGTCTGGTCCACATCTCGGACCTCTCATGGACCAAGCGCATCAAGCATCCTTCTGAAGCCTTCAAAAAGGGTGATGTTGTCAAGGCCGTTGTGTTGAACATCGACCGTGAGAATGAGCGCTTCTCTCTAGGGCTGAAGCAGCTTAATAATGATCCTTGGGAATCTGTCCCGACCCGTTATGCACCAGGTACAATTATCAAGGGTGCTGTGACCTCGGTAACAGACTTCGGTATTTTTCTTGAGCTTGAAGAGGGGATCGAGGGTTTGATCCACGTTTCGGAGTTAAGCAAAGAGAAAGTCGAAGAAGCCAAGGATTTTGCCAAGGTCGGCGATGTCCTTGAGGCTGCTGTCCTTCAGGTTGATTCAGTTGATCGCAAGATTGCCCTGTCGATTAAAAACATCGACGTTCAAAAGGAAAAGGCTGAGGTGAATAACTTCCTCGGTGCGCAAAAGACCGCGACATCGAACCTTGGTGCTCTGCTTCAGGGTGTCAAGGGTCGTAACGACGGTAAAGACGCCTGA
- the ispH gene encoding 4-hydroxy-3-methylbut-2-enyl diphosphate reductase has product MEILLAKSAGFCFGVKRATQMAFDASDNFKSLQSLGPLIHSPQMVKKLEDRGIRVCQRVEDADGEAIVVRSHGVTAGEFVELQGSGKTIIDATCPFVTKAQKYAAELSRDGYLLVIVGEAHHPEVQGIVSYASGEVAVIASAEEAGELPKSRKIGVIAQTTQSFENFRAIVGVCLDKSRQLKIHNTICDATSVRQEEAVSIAGQVDLMLVVGGYNSANTTRLANLCRDKGTATYHVETAGEIDRRWFEGVSRVGLTAGASTPQFLIDEIMEILRTF; this is encoded by the coding sequence ATGGAAATTCTGCTCGCAAAGAGTGCCGGATTTTGTTTCGGCGTAAAGCGTGCGACTCAGATGGCGTTTGATGCTTCCGACAACTTTAAGTCATTGCAGTCCCTCGGGCCACTGATCCATTCGCCGCAAATGGTAAAAAAGCTCGAAGATCGCGGGATTCGTGTCTGTCAGCGGGTTGAAGATGCTGATGGTGAGGCAATCGTCGTCCGCTCTCATGGAGTGACAGCCGGAGAATTCGTTGAACTTCAAGGCAGTGGTAAGACCATTATTGATGCAACCTGTCCTTTTGTGACCAAAGCTCAGAAATATGCAGCAGAACTGAGTCGTGATGGTTACCTGCTGGTGATTGTTGGCGAAGCCCATCATCCCGAAGTGCAGGGGATTGTTTCCTATGCGAGTGGCGAGGTTGCCGTTATCGCCAGTGCTGAAGAGGCCGGCGAATTGCCGAAGTCTCGCAAGATTGGGGTTATTGCGCAGACAACCCAGTCGTTTGAAAATTTTCGTGCAATTGTTGGGGTCTGCCTTGATAAATCCCGCCAACTGAAAATTCATAATACGATCTGCGACGCAACGTCTGTCAGACAGGAAGAAGCTGTATCGATTGCCGGTCAAGTCGATCTAATGCTGGTGGTCGGCGGCTATAACAGCGCCAACACAACGCGACTGGCCAACCTTTGTCGTGACAAGGGGACCGCGACCTATCATGTTGAAACGGCGGGGGAGATTGATCGACGCTGGTTTGAAGGGGTTTCGCGGGTCGGTTTGACGGCTGGCGCATCAACTCCTCAGTTCCTGATCGATGAAATCATGGAGATTCTTCGTACTTTTTGA
- a CDS encoding RluA family pseudouridine synthase gives MEQVAYQRGIRQLFRITAGNRPGTRLDQFLSDEINALSRTEARKIIDLGGVHINGRRVRTCSTNISAGGLVEIYTDGLPLEIFRLGEEHILYRDKFLIVINKPAGIETQPTHSRYKGTLYDALLVMLGAASGQKKVELGMVQRLDRGTSGAMVFSIHQHSHKGLSQIFLEHKVDKQYLALVEKAPEPSFGEIRSMLARSHKYNRTVSVEHGGKDAVTRYQTRQAAEKGALLEVELLTGRSHQIRAHMSEAGSALLGDSLYGGAMSCAGIPLSRPLLHSCRLAFTHPISGEKLVFEPPVPADMQRICSELFEGIS, from the coding sequence ATGGAACAGGTAGCCTATCAGCGTGGTATCAGACAGTTATTCCGGATAACCGCCGGAAATCGTCCGGGCACACGTCTCGATCAATTTTTAAGTGATGAAATTAATGCGCTTTCCCGGACTGAAGCGCGTAAAATTATTGATCTTGGTGGTGTGCATATTAATGGTCGCAGGGTGCGCACTTGCTCGACCAATATTTCTGCCGGAGGTTTGGTCGAAATTTACACAGATGGGTTACCACTTGAAATTTTTCGCCTGGGGGAAGAACATATCCTCTATCGTGATAAATTCTTGATTGTTATAAATAAACCTGCCGGCATAGAGACGCAACCGACTCATTCACGCTATAAGGGGACCCTTTATGATGCCTTGCTTGTGATGTTGGGGGCCGCCTCTGGACAAAAAAAAGTCGAACTCGGCATGGTTCAACGTTTAGACCGTGGGACCTCAGGGGCGATGGTTTTTTCAATCCATCAGCATTCACATAAAGGCTTAAGTCAGATTTTTCTGGAGCATAAGGTCGATAAACAGTACCTTGCGCTGGTAGAAAAAGCGCCTGAGCCATCATTCGGGGAAATTCGTTCGATGTTGGCCCGTTCCCACAAATATAACCGGACGGTGTCCGTTGAGCATGGGGGAAAAGACGCAGTTACTCGCTATCAGACCCGACAGGCGGCGGAAAAAGGAGCTCTTCTCGAAGTAGAGCTTTTGACTGGGCGTTCTCATCAAATTCGCGCCCATATGTCCGAAGCTGGTTCCGCGCTTTTAGGTGACAGCTTATATGGCGGGGCGATGTCCTGCGCTGGAATTCCGTTGAGCCGACCACTTCTGCATTCTTGTCGACTGGCTTTTACTCACCCGATCAGCGGTGAAAAACTGGTTTTTGAACCTCCCGTTCCTGCCGATATGCAACGTATCTGTTCCGAATTGTTCGAAGGTATTTCTTAA
- a CDS encoding ATP-binding protein, with product MEDKVEVDIIFPNQTRYLGLIGRIGEDLVHSLGRYPGDREVLAYELNLVLTEAISNVISHANENDPNKQIQIQISATNDALTIKVFDEGDGFDFAGMVTDDMRETDECGRGIHIMRCLMDQVSYRRTKKRNVLEMIKNLH from the coding sequence ATGGAAGACAAAGTCGAGGTCGACATCATATTCCCCAATCAGACTCGATATCTGGGTTTAATTGGCCGCATCGGCGAAGATCTGGTTCACTCTCTCGGTCGCTATCCCGGCGACCGGGAGGTGCTGGCTTATGAGCTCAACCTTGTCCTGACCGAAGCGATCAGCAACGTCATCAGCCACGCCAACGAGAATGACCCGAACAAACAAATCCAAATCCAGATTTCTGCAACAAATGATGCGCTGACCATTAAGGTATTTGATGAGGGGGACGGCTTTGATTTTGCCGGGATGGTGACCGATGATATGCGGGAAACAGATGAATGCGGACGCGGCATCCACATTATGCGGTGCTTGATGGATCAGGTCAGCTATCGCAGAACAAAAAAACGCAACGTGCTGGAAATGATCAAAAATCTGCACTAA
- a CDS encoding STAS domain-containing protein, which translates to MQLKTVEIGDIVLIEIEEERMDAHNSGTFKEQMLALFAQGKNKLIIDLSAVRFVDSSGLGALVSGFKNASTREGNLKLCGLQPQVRSMFELTRLHRVFEIFSSVEEAQESF; encoded by the coding sequence ATGCAACTAAAGACTGTAGAAATAGGCGACATCGTTTTAATTGAAATCGAAGAAGAGCGTATGGACGCCCACAACAGCGGGACCTTCAAGGAACAGATGCTGGCTTTGTTCGCTCAAGGAAAAAACAAACTCATCATCGACCTTTCGGCCGTGCGATTTGTCGATTCTTCCGGTCTGGGCGCTCTGGTTTCAGGATTCAAAAATGCCAGTACTCGTGAGGGGAACCTCAAGCTTTGTGGCTTGCAACCTCAGGTCCGCTCGATGTTTGAACTGACACGTCTGCACCGTGTGTTTGAAATTTTTTCCTCTGTTGAAGAAGCGCAAGAAAGTTTCTAA
- a CDS encoding integration host factor subunit beta — protein MTKSELIEKLSIEHEYLNKRDAESVVNLIFDGIGDALSQGDRVEIRGFGSFSVREREAREARNPKSGELVQIPNRKTPFFKTGKELRERVDR, from the coding sequence ATGACTAAAAGCGAACTAATAGAAAAACTGTCGATTGAGCACGAATATCTGAATAAGCGGGATGCTGAGAGCGTGGTTAATCTGATTTTTGATGGAATTGGTGACGCCCTTTCACAGGGGGATCGCGTAGAAATTCGTGGGTTTGGATCGTTTTCTGTGCGCGAGCGAGAAGCGCGGGAAGCACGCAATCCCAAGAGTGGTGAGCTTGTGCAGATCCCGAATCGTAAAACTCCTTTTTTCAAAACCGGAAAAGAGTTGAGGGAGCGGGTCGACCGCTGA
- the cmk gene encoding (d)CMP kinase produces the protein MNQRRDKGRKPQLIIAIDGPSGAGKSTLSKALATTLGYTNIDTGAMYRAVALLATRQHTALDDSVALQQLCRQMQFEFRRVADSDHVFINGEDVSDAIRTPEVSLLTSKVSACPAVREELVRVQQQMGRLGGVVLEGRDIGTVVFPQAEIKFFLSASAEERGRRRFDELRAKGIDVDLQQTIAEVEARDAADSSREHAPLRRAADAIDIDSTIMDIQQVLALMLETVRARMAQA, from the coding sequence TTGAATCAACGCAGGGATAAAGGGCGCAAGCCACAATTGATAATCGCTATTGATGGACCCTCCGGTGCGGGTAAAAGCACTCTCAGTAAAGCCTTAGCGACCACTCTGGGTTATACCAATATTGATACGGGCGCCATGTACCGTGCGGTCGCCCTTCTCGCGACTCGGCAGCATACTGCTTTAGATGACTCGGTGGCACTGCAGCAGCTTTGCCGTCAGATGCAGTTTGAATTCCGTCGTGTCGCTGATTCTGATCATGTTTTCATCAATGGTGAAGATGTCTCGGACGCCATTCGCACACCCGAGGTGAGTCTGCTGACGTCGAAGGTCTCAGCATGTCCTGCCGTGCGCGAAGAGTTGGTCCGGGTGCAGCAGCAGATGGGGCGCCTGGGTGGTGTCGTTCTCGAAGGGCGTGACATCGGTACGGTGGTGTTTCCGCAGGCTGAAATTAAATTTTTTCTTTCAGCATCCGCCGAAGAGCGGGGTCGCCGGCGTTTTGATGAGTTGCGGGCGAAAGGGATTGACGTCGACTTGCAACAGACAATCGCCGAGGTTGAGGCTCGTGATGCGGCCGACAGTAGTCGTGAGCATGCTCCCTTGCGCCGGGCTGCTGATGCTATCGATATCGATTCGACCATTATGGATATTCAACAGGTTCTGGCTCTGATGCTTGAAACGGTCCGGGCCCGTATGGCTCAAGCATAA
- the lgt gene encoding prolipoprotein diacylglyceryl transferase: protein MTYPHFDPVIFKIGPLAIRWYGLMYLAGFLFASFWISRLAKGRGLNLSKENLSDLVFYAVLGVILGGRLGYVIFYNGAYFLEHPLKIFAVWEGGMSFHGGLLGVVTAMLIFCRKQKLPVLNLGDVVVAAAPIGLGLGRIGNFINGELWGRTTDVPWGMVFPYAGDLPRHPSQLYEMLLEGVLLFFILWLLHRLKTPIGVPFFSFFLLYGVFRFGVEFVREPDVQLGYLWGGATMGQILSLPMILFGLVGLLWVHRREHR from the coding sequence CTGACTTATCCTCATTTTGATCCGGTTATTTTCAAGATTGGTCCCCTCGCAATTCGGTGGTACGGCTTGATGTATTTGGCTGGATTTCTTTTCGCTTCCTTCTGGATATCACGTCTGGCCAAGGGACGTGGCTTAAATCTGAGCAAAGAGAACCTGTCTGATCTCGTATTTTACGCGGTTCTTGGGGTGATCCTGGGGGGCAGGTTGGGATATGTCATTTTTTACAATGGTGCTTATTTTCTTGAACATCCGTTAAAAATATTCGCGGTTTGGGAAGGTGGCATGAGTTTTCATGGCGGTCTCCTGGGGGTTGTCACTGCCATGTTGATCTTCTGCCGTAAACAGAAACTGCCGGTGCTGAATCTTGGAGACGTCGTGGTTGCGGCCGCGCCAATTGGTCTTGGCTTGGGCCGAATCGGTAACTTTATTAATGGAGAACTCTGGGGTCGCACAACAGATGTGCCCTGGGGGATGGTCTTTCCCTATGCTGGAGATCTGCCACGTCACCCCAGTCAGTTATATGAAATGTTGCTCGAAGGGGTTCTGTTGTTTTTCATCCTCTGGCTGCTACATCGCCTGAAAACACCAATAGGTGTTCCTTTCTTCAGTTTTTTTCTTCTGTATGGGGTTTTTCGCTTTGGCGTTGAATTTGTCCGCGAACCTGATGTGCAACTTGGGTACCTTTGGGGAGGCGCTACGATGGGGCAAATCCTGTCGTTGCCTATGATCCTCTTTGGACTGGTCGGATTGCTCTGGGTCCATCGTCGAGAGCATCGATGA
- the sppA gene encoding signal peptide peptidase SppA gives MKKRPILLATLTIFGIFLVFLLLAVVLGKNWSTPDIVSLGEKIGVIEVNGPITASDGLIKNLIDFRDNKSIKAVILRIDSPGGAVGPSQEIYSEVVKLQKIKPVVVSMGSVAASGGYYIAAPAKRLFANPGTITGSIGVIMSFPNYEGLMEKVGVSSTVVKSGRFKDIGSNSRPFTPDERILMQALIDDVYSQFVEAVSLGRDIPANKVREIADGRIFSGRQALAVGLIDELGGFQDALAYTAKLTGLEDDPTLIYPEVEQPGLVERILKSALGEIGFEAGHHWTVGPQYLWTGM, from the coding sequence ATGAAAAAACGCCCGATTTTGCTGGCAACCCTGACAATTTTCGGGATCTTTTTAGTGTTTCTGTTGCTGGCTGTCGTGCTCGGTAAAAACTGGTCCACGCCGGATATTGTATCTCTCGGCGAGAAAATTGGAGTTATTGAAGTTAATGGCCCAATCACAGCGTCTGATGGTTTGATTAAAAACCTTATCGATTTTCGCGATAATAAATCGATAAAGGCCGTGATTTTGCGGATCGATTCTCCAGGAGGGGCTGTAGGCCCTTCACAGGAAATTTATAGTGAAGTCGTAAAACTGCAGAAGATAAAACCGGTCGTCGTCTCGATGGGGTCGGTGGCGGCCTCCGGTGGTTACTATATCGCAGCTCCGGCTAAACGGTTGTTCGCCAACCCTGGAACCATTACCGGAAGTATCGGGGTTATCATGTCCTTCCCAAATTATGAAGGGCTGATGGAGAAGGTTGGTGTTTCTTCAACCGTAGTCAAATCTGGACGTTTTAAGGATATCGGGTCAAATTCACGGCCTTTTACCCCCGATGAACGAATTTTGATGCAGGCATTGATCGATGATGTCTATTCTCAGTTTGTGGAAGCCGTCAGTCTTGGACGTGATATCCCGGCCAATAAGGTACGAGAGATAGCAGATGGTCGTATCTTCAGCGGGCGCCAGGCCCTCGCTGTTGGACTGATAGACGAACTGGGTGGTTTTCAGGATGCTCTTGCCTATACGGCGAAGCTGACTGGCCTCGAAGATGACCCAACACTGATATATCCGGAGGTAGAGCAACCCGGTCTGGTGGAGCGTATCCTTAAGAGCGCTTTAGGTGAAATAGGATTTGAGGCAGGTCATCATTGGACGGTCGGTCCGCAGTATCTCTGGACTGGAATGTAA